In a genomic window of Saccharothrix sp. HUAS TT1:
- a CDS encoding DUF6760 family protein, with protein MTYAADRLLEEVAYVAYHFHWPREEILDLAHHERQSWVREIARINTRVNEGR; from the coding sequence GTGACGTACGCGGCCGACCGGCTGCTCGAAGAGGTCGCGTACGTGGCCTACCACTTCCACTGGCCGCGCGAGGAGATCCTCGACCTGGCGCACCACGAGCGCCAGAGCTGGGTCCGCGAGATCGCGCGCATCAACACGAGGGTGAACGAGGGGAGGTGA
- a CDS encoding phage tail protein: MAEGDALSTHIFGVQLGGFTVESLQEVSGLTVEEDVVEVSQVTETGKPVLRKQPGAQKGGEVTLTRGLDQSVTFTNWLKETLEKGAVTAARQDITIEVKDTEGNTVRRMTLYRAWASKWEGPSFKAGESSAATEKVTLVFEEITVE; encoded by the coding sequence ATGGCAGAGGGCGATGCTCTTTCCACCCACATCTTCGGCGTCCAGCTGGGCGGGTTCACCGTCGAGTCGCTGCAGGAGGTCAGCGGGCTGACCGTCGAGGAGGACGTGGTCGAGGTCTCCCAGGTGACGGAGACCGGCAAACCGGTGCTGCGCAAGCAGCCCGGCGCGCAGAAGGGCGGCGAGGTGACGCTCACCCGGGGCCTGGACCAGAGCGTCACGTTCACCAACTGGCTCAAGGAGACCCTGGAGAAGGGCGCGGTCACGGCGGCCCGGCAGGACATCACCATCGAGGTCAAGGACACCGAGGGCAACACGGTCCGCCGCATGACGCTCTACCGCGCGTGGGCCAGCAAGTGGGAGGGCCCCTCGTTCAAGGCGGGCGAGTCCAGCGCCGCCACCGAGAAGGTGACCCTCGTGTTCGAGGAGATCACGGTCGAATGA
- a CDS encoding phage tail sheath family protein, which translates to MPQYLSPGVYVEEVQSGARPIEGVGTAVAAFIGFAEQGPFHRPTLVANWNQYVQLFGGFTEDAYLPHSVYGYFANGGGAAYVVRVGGAATEADAEPAVPAPAELGGLHVAALPGAGDDITVEVADADGENPPEDRFKLVVKQGGKVVETYDASTKKNVKNYVVTQVSERSKLISATERANGALARPDKQQVALPAAPAPSKAVAKLDAQEYLGDPDARTGMGGLESVDEVTMVVAPDLMSAYQRGQIDLEGVKTVQLAMIAHCEQMGDRVALLDPPPGMNAQKIRTWRRDEANYDSKYAVLYYPWIKVFDPVRGRPALVPPAGHIAGVWSRNDNERGVHKAPANEVIRGVVDLEINISKGEQDLLNPIGVNCVRSFPGRGIRVWGARTLSSDPAWRYLNVRRLFNYLEESILLGTQWVVFEPNDDRLWASIRRNITGFLTEQWRRGALFGRTPAEAFYVKCDRENNPQESIDLGQVVCEIGVAPVKPAEFVVFQLSQFSDSTSLVSE; encoded by the coding sequence ATGCCGCAGTACCTCTCACCGGGCGTCTACGTGGAGGAGGTCCAGTCCGGGGCGCGGCCGATCGAGGGCGTCGGCACCGCGGTGGCCGCCTTCATCGGCTTCGCCGAGCAAGGGCCCTTCCACCGGCCGACCCTCGTGGCGAACTGGAACCAGTACGTCCAGCTGTTCGGCGGTTTCACCGAGGACGCCTACCTGCCGCACTCCGTCTACGGCTACTTCGCCAACGGCGGCGGCGCGGCGTACGTGGTGCGCGTAGGCGGCGCGGCGACGGAGGCCGACGCCGAACCCGCCGTGCCCGCGCCCGCCGAGCTGGGCGGCCTGCACGTGGCGGCGCTGCCCGGAGCGGGCGACGACATCACGGTCGAGGTGGCCGACGCCGACGGCGAGAACCCGCCGGAGGACCGCTTCAAGCTGGTGGTCAAGCAGGGCGGCAAGGTGGTGGAGACCTACGACGCCTCCACGAAGAAGAACGTCAAGAACTACGTCGTCACGCAGGTGTCCGAGCGGTCCAAGCTGATCAGCGCCACCGAGCGGGCCAACGGCGCGCTGGCGCGCCCGGACAAGCAGCAGGTGGCGTTGCCCGCCGCGCCCGCGCCGTCGAAGGCGGTGGCGAAGCTGGACGCCCAGGAGTACCTGGGGGACCCGGACGCCCGCACCGGCATGGGCGGCCTGGAGAGCGTCGACGAGGTCACCATGGTGGTCGCACCGGACCTGATGAGCGCCTACCAGCGCGGGCAGATCGACCTGGAGGGCGTCAAGACCGTCCAGCTGGCGATGATCGCGCACTGCGAGCAGATGGGCGACCGGGTCGCGCTGCTCGACCCGCCGCCTGGGATGAACGCGCAGAAGATCCGCACCTGGCGCCGGGACGAGGCCAACTACGACTCGAAGTACGCGGTGCTGTACTACCCGTGGATCAAGGTCTTCGACCCGGTCAGGGGCCGCCCCGCCCTCGTGCCGCCCGCCGGGCACATCGCGGGCGTGTGGAGTCGCAACGACAACGAGCGCGGCGTGCACAAGGCGCCCGCCAACGAGGTCATCCGCGGCGTGGTCGACCTGGAGATCAACATCAGCAAGGGCGAGCAGGACCTGCTCAACCCGATCGGCGTCAACTGCGTGCGCTCGTTCCCGGGGCGCGGCATCCGCGTCTGGGGCGCGCGGACGCTGTCCTCCGACCCGGCGTGGCGCTACCTGAACGTGCGCCGGCTGTTCAACTACCTGGAGGAGTCGATCCTGCTGGGCACGCAGTGGGTGGTGTTCGAGCCCAACGACGACCGCCTGTGGGCCAGCATCCGGCGCAACATCACCGGGTTCCTCACCGAGCAGTGGCGCCGGGGCGCGCTGTTCGGCCGCACCCCGGCGGAAGCGTTCTACGTCAAGTGCGACCGGGAGAACAACCCGCAGGAGTCGATCGACCTCGGCCAGGTCGTGTGCGAGATCGGCGTGGCGCCGGTCAAGCCCGCCGAGTTCGTCGTCTTCCAGCTGTCGCAGTTCTCCGACAGCACCAGCCTCGTCAGCGAATGA
- a CDS encoding DUF4157 domain-containing protein, with protein sequence MREQEKRPDEKAGARHRPSPEPAGRTGAAHSGPLDPAAVAALQRSVGNRVVARRIAEERHVHDGSCDHEPTVQRALVDAAVNSPGRPIEPSRRAKLEAFHQEDFSAVRVHTGPVAQRSTAAVGAGALTVGDHIVLGRGADDDETLGHEAGHVKQQRAGRVSGADNGAGLSISSETDPEERSAAADGAAFRSGAERAPSALAGPTGPHSGGAGGEQRVQRVVKEDSSSGETSSAESSSRESSSEESSSEEEEEEPRPRGRTDAVKQIGAEVEKHTKAYGGGLQGRATDEARLRFPRDMADERDTQTLSHLSFLLYDALSAVQDDLVQLEEDIEVVNEREVQGMLINDRLLFASNYNDTIDNLEVEFGEDMASLRDLVEVHQDDEDRTKGLRAADAQEYLGRLDRAETKVMAAFQELRGMGDDATAEAMRNSTGRPVVVVDAASPTMRELLTAPEHAGSVIMLRFDETDGTYRKGDKAGRRKPKRMHAEQKFLVAIHRAGLKPEEAEGPLAISGRYRPCMGCAAALRYYRDVVGFGNLDFNPNYGFYYASSVQGLKAHLRHVVEDPRYHEYIREMIDPERGGAVSTSALAWQGAPADAVENNGPEIRIPAERAGGRGYRTDSASEGRLTDSDDEEVYHTSDRELFEYKADDGGRKVGKGSRTVNAGRRAQDLLSADDALLLRQVWLFGDRDTQALVFRYYTRRPPTFGGPVSQREIQQATGAGPGTISRLILGTTGHEKRDNRVADPGMKRMPQRGRKADPAEKKPRGKGAFKKGKPLDADGRKRIEAKMREVDFYETWESAPEVNGIKPQEIPHALGQLIADLRREYTVPSMARALKTSDALKQHLNRTFKVLNPKAEDAKAAQPVEEDVEMGGTEDDREHPEVRGLQHHVDESGQHFYTHPSGAQFFWDFEHGDVRPLPPNVRFQVGQSSGARQAEPDAMDVDEEPPARVEESDDEVEETYVGKGKNPARRRR encoded by the coding sequence GTGCGCGAACAGGAGAAACGGCCGGACGAGAAGGCCGGTGCCCGGCACCGGCCGTCACCCGAGCCCGCCGGGCGGACGGGCGCCGCCCACTCGGGTCCGCTGGACCCCGCTGCGGTGGCGGCGCTGCAGCGCTCCGTCGGCAACCGGGTCGTCGCCCGGCGCATCGCCGAGGAGCGGCACGTCCACGACGGCTCGTGCGACCACGAGCCCACCGTCCAGCGCGCCCTGGTGGACGCGGCGGTGAACTCGCCGGGGCGGCCGATCGAGCCGTCCCGGCGCGCGAAGCTGGAAGCGTTCCACCAGGAGGACTTCTCCGCCGTCCGGGTGCACACCGGTCCGGTCGCCCAGCGCTCCACCGCGGCGGTCGGCGCCGGCGCCCTGACCGTCGGCGACCACATCGTCCTGGGTCGGGGCGCCGACGACGACGAGACCCTGGGCCACGAGGCCGGGCACGTGAAGCAGCAGCGGGCGGGCCGGGTCTCGGGCGCCGACAACGGCGCCGGCCTGAGCATCAGCAGCGAGACCGATCCCGAGGAGCGGTCCGCCGCGGCCGACGGGGCGGCCTTCCGGTCCGGCGCGGAACGCGCCCCGTCCGCCCTCGCCGGACCCACCGGGCCGCACTCGGGCGGCGCGGGCGGCGAGCAGCGCGTGCAGCGCGTGGTCAAGGAGGATTCCTCCTCCGGGGAGACCTCGTCCGCCGAATCGTCCTCAAGGGAATCCTCTTCGGAGGAATCGTCCTCGGAGGAGGAAGAGGAGGAGCCGAGGCCCAGGGGCAGGACCGACGCGGTGAAGCAGATCGGCGCGGAGGTCGAGAAGCACACGAAGGCGTACGGCGGCGGCCTGCAGGGTCGGGCCACCGACGAGGCCCGGTTGCGCTTCCCCCGCGACATGGCCGACGAGCGGGACACCCAGACCCTGTCCCACCTCAGCTTCCTGCTCTACGACGCCCTGAGCGCCGTCCAGGACGACCTGGTGCAGCTCGAAGAGGACATCGAGGTGGTCAACGAGCGCGAGGTCCAGGGCATGCTGATCAACGACCGGCTGCTGTTCGCCTCGAACTACAACGACACGATCGACAACCTGGAGGTCGAGTTCGGGGAGGACATGGCCTCGCTGCGCGACCTGGTGGAGGTCCACCAGGACGACGAGGACCGCACGAAGGGCCTGCGCGCCGCCGACGCGCAGGAGTACCTCGGGCGGCTCGACCGCGCCGAGACGAAGGTCATGGCGGCCTTCCAGGAGCTGCGCGGCATGGGCGACGACGCCACGGCCGAGGCCATGCGCAACAGCACGGGCAGGCCGGTCGTGGTCGTCGACGCCGCGTCGCCGACCATGCGCGAACTGCTCACGGCGCCGGAGCACGCGGGCTCGGTGATCATGCTCCGCTTCGACGAGACCGACGGCACGTACCGCAAGGGCGACAAGGCGGGCAGGCGCAAGCCCAAGCGGATGCACGCCGAGCAGAAGTTCCTCGTGGCCATCCACCGGGCCGGTCTCAAGCCCGAGGAGGCCGAGGGCCCCCTCGCCATCTCGGGCCGGTACCGGCCCTGCATGGGCTGCGCGGCGGCGCTGCGGTACTACCGCGACGTCGTGGGGTTCGGCAACCTCGACTTCAACCCCAACTACGGGTTCTACTACGCCAGCTCCGTGCAGGGCCTGAAGGCCCACCTGCGCCACGTGGTGGAGGACCCGCGCTACCACGAGTACATCAGGGAGATGATCGACCCGGAGCGCGGTGGCGCGGTCAGCACCTCGGCGCTGGCGTGGCAGGGCGCTCCGGCGGACGCGGTCGAGAACAACGGCCCCGAGATCCGCATCCCCGCCGAGCGGGCGGGCGGGCGCGGCTACCGGACCGACTCCGCCAGCGAGGGCAGGCTCACCGACTCGGACGACGAGGAGGTCTACCACACCTCGGACCGCGAGCTCTTCGAGTACAAGGCCGACGACGGCGGCCGGAAGGTGGGCAAGGGCAGCCGGACCGTGAACGCCGGGCGCCGTGCCCAGGACCTGCTCAGCGCGGACGACGCGCTGCTGCTCCGGCAGGTGTGGCTGTTCGGCGACCGGGACACGCAGGCGCTGGTGTTCCGCTACTACACCCGCAGGCCGCCGACGTTCGGCGGTCCGGTCTCGCAGCGGGAGATCCAGCAGGCCACCGGGGCCGGGCCCGGCACGATCAGCCGGCTCATCCTGGGCACCACCGGGCACGAGAAGCGGGACAACCGCGTCGCCGACCCCGGCATGAAGCGCATGCCGCAGCGCGGCCGGAAGGCCGATCCCGCCGAGAAGAAGCCGCGTGGCAAGGGCGCGTTCAAGAAGGGCAAGCCGCTCGACGCCGACGGCCGCAAGAGGATCGAGGCCAAGATGCGCGAGGTCGACTTCTACGAGACGTGGGAGAGCGCGCCCGAGGTGAACGGGATCAAGCCGCAGGAGATCCCGCACGCCCTCGGTCAGCTGATCGCCGACCTCCGCCGCGAGTACACCGTGCCGAGCATGGCCAGGGCGCTCAAGACCTCCGACGCCCTCAAGCAGCACCTGAACCGGACCTTCAAGGTGCTCAACCCCAAGGCGGAGGACGCCAAGGCCGCGCAACCGGTGGAGGAGGACGTCGAGATGGGCGGCACCGAGGACGACCGCGAGCACCCGGAGGTCCGCGGCCTCCAGCACCACGTCGACGAGAGCGGGCAGCACTTCTACACCCACCCCAGCGGCGCCCAGTTCTTCTGGGACTTCGAGCACGGCGACGTGCGCCCGCTGCCCCCGAACGTGCGGTTCCAGGTCGGGCAGTCCTCCGGGGCGCGGCAGGCCGAACCGGACGCCATGGACGTCGACGAGGAGCCGCCGGCCCGGGTCGAGGAATCCGACGACGAGGTGGAGGAGACCTACGTGGGCAAGGGCAAGAACCCGGCCAGGCGTCGGCGCTGA
- a CDS encoding AAA family ATPase — protein sequence MEQGVEAAREADLVYLWARLGAVERRVRRAVDEALSADPDPHDPYRGLYLTDEAVRRVLDSPRRPPDLPPEDRLALERCAAAVPPPGPRLTTLADDFGLGPLDVELLLVAMAPDVDARFEQLYGYLNNDVLRRRATVDLALRLCGEPAAGPGRFRLAATAPLVAGGLVEVLEPTAPALSRVLRVPDRVVAHLLGHDVPDPVVTGLARVVPRGDAPVDGLAARLGEGLRTGVGLVHLRHGGGGGATVAVPALAAAGRGAVVLDVVALADREHPGLAEVVREARLRGAGLVLGPLEELVPERVRLLREFLVLAGDLPVVLHGTRHWDPTWTPRPVVSVPVPPPLPGDRAAWWTGALGGEPAFLPELAGYRLDAEGVERVAAVATRLAVVDRRPVDLDHVRAGVRAQNGAGLDRLARRIVPAVGWDDVVLPEQTRDQLAELVVRARHRERVLGEWRMRPGGGRGRGVVALFAGESGTGKTMSAEVVASEIGMDLYVVDLSTVVDKYVGETEKNLERIFTEAAGVHGVLLFDEADAVFGKRSEVQSAHDRYANVESAYLLQRMESFDGIAVLTTNLRSNVDEAFTRRIDVIADFPVPDAEQRSALWDRCLGAALPRADDLDLGFCAERFELAGGSIRACAVTAAYLAAAADRPVTMADVMTAIHREYRKLGRLVLASEFGPWLARVG from the coding sequence GTGGAACAGGGGGTAGAGGCGGCGCGCGAAGCCGACCTCGTCTACCTGTGGGCGCGGCTGGGCGCGGTCGAGCGGCGGGTCCGGCGGGCCGTGGACGAGGCGCTGAGCGCCGACCCCGACCCGCACGACCCCTACCGCGGCCTCTACCTCACCGACGAGGCCGTGCGGCGCGTCCTGGACTCGCCCCGGCGGCCCCCGGACCTCCCGCCGGAGGACCGGCTCGCCCTGGAGCGGTGCGCCGCCGCCGTCCCCCCACCAGGTCCCCGGCTGACCACCCTGGCCGACGACTTCGGCCTCGGCCCGCTGGACGTGGAACTGCTGCTGGTGGCGATGGCGCCCGACGTGGACGCGCGCTTCGAGCAGCTCTACGGCTACCTGAACAACGACGTGCTGCGCCGCCGGGCGACGGTGGACCTGGCGCTGCGGCTGTGCGGCGAGCCCGCGGCCGGGCCCGGACGCTTCCGCCTCGCCGCCACCGCGCCCCTGGTCGCGGGCGGCCTGGTCGAGGTGCTGGAACCCACCGCGCCCGCCCTGTCCCGGGTGCTGCGCGTGCCCGACCGGGTGGTGGCGCACCTGCTGGGCCACGACGTGCCCGACCCGGTGGTGACCGGCCTGGCGCGCGTCGTGCCCCGGGGCGACGCGCCGGTGGACGGGCTGGCCGCGCGCCTGGGCGAGGGGCTGCGGACCGGGGTCGGCCTGGTCCACCTGCGCCACGGCGGCGGTGGGGGCGCCACCGTGGCGGTCCCGGCCCTGGCCGCGGCCGGTCGGGGCGCGGTGGTGCTCGACGTGGTCGCGCTGGCCGACCGGGAGCACCCCGGGCTGGCCGAGGTGGTGCGCGAGGCCCGGCTGCGCGGCGCCGGCCTGGTGCTCGGGCCGCTGGAGGAGCTGGTGCCCGAGCGGGTGCGGCTGCTGCGCGAGTTCCTGGTGCTGGCGGGCGACCTGCCGGTGGTCCTGCACGGCACGAGGCACTGGGACCCGACGTGGACCCCGCGGCCCGTGGTGTCCGTGCCGGTGCCGCCGCCGCTGCCCGGCGACCGGGCCGCCTGGTGGACCGGCGCGCTCGGCGGCGAGCCCGCGTTCCTGCCCGAGCTGGCCGGTTACCGGCTCGACGCGGAGGGCGTCGAGCGGGTGGCGGCCGTCGCCACCCGCCTGGCCGTCGTGGACCGCCGTCCGGTCGACCTGGACCACGTGCGGGCCGGGGTGCGGGCGCAGAACGGCGCCGGGTTGGACCGCCTGGCCCGGCGGATCGTGCCCGCCGTCGGCTGGGACGACGTGGTGCTGCCCGAGCAGACCCGCGACCAGCTCGCCGAGCTGGTCGTGCGGGCCCGGCACCGCGAGCGCGTGCTGGGTGAGTGGCGGATGCGCCCCGGCGGCGGTCGCGGTCGCGGCGTGGTGGCGTTGTTCGCGGGCGAGTCGGGCACCGGCAAGACGATGTCGGCCGAGGTCGTCGCGTCCGAGATCGGCATGGACCTGTACGTGGTCGACCTGTCCACGGTGGTGGACAAGTACGTCGGCGAGACGGAGAAGAACCTGGAGCGGATCTTCACCGAGGCTGCCGGCGTGCACGGGGTGCTGCTGTTCGACGAGGCCGACGCCGTGTTCGGCAAGCGGTCGGAGGTGCAGAGCGCGCACGACCGTTACGCCAACGTCGAGTCCGCGTACCTGTTGCAGCGCATGGAGTCCTTCGACGGCATCGCCGTGCTCACCACCAACCTGCGGTCCAACGTGGACGAGGCGTTCACCCGGCGCATCGACGTGATCGCGGACTTCCCGGTGCCCGACGCCGAGCAGCGCTCGGCACTGTGGGATCGCTGCCTGGGCGCCGCGCTGCCCCGTGCCGACGACCTGGACCTGGGGTTCTGCGCCGAGCGCTTCGAACTGGCCGGCGGGTCGATCCGCGCGTGCGCGGTGACAGCGGCTTACCTGGCTGCCGCCGCCGACCGGCCGGTGACCATGGCCGACGTCATGACGGCGATCCACCGGGAGTACCGCAAGCTGGGGCGGCTCGTGCTGGCGAGCGAGTTCGGGCCCTGGCTGGCGCGGGTGGGGTGA
- a CDS encoding DUF4255 domain-containing protein, translating into MIHEVDEAIRRMLTAAGVPGGGGELSFDAPTKDWSARRNAPTVNVFLHDIREDVLRRHAGGVEVHDDEDVLIGWRGPARWFELAYLITAWTNRPQDEHRLLSEVLASLVRVERMANEWLTGSLAELGLGVLLNSAQPPDGRATSEMWSALGGELKPSIDLKIIAPLAGEWTPAGPPVTEGVVLEVSSEAEETPRRLRYDGPTTSGGAGFATSRPKPPAGGPRRRRGGLIR; encoded by the coding sequence GTGATCCACGAGGTGGACGAGGCGATCCGGCGGATGCTGACGGCCGCGGGCGTGCCGGGCGGCGGGGGCGAGCTGTCGTTCGACGCGCCGACCAAGGACTGGTCCGCGCGGCGGAACGCGCCGACGGTCAACGTGTTCCTGCACGACATCCGCGAGGACGTGCTGCGGCGGCACGCGGGCGGGGTGGAGGTCCACGACGACGAGGACGTGCTGATCGGGTGGCGCGGCCCGGCGCGGTGGTTCGAGCTGGCCTACCTGATCACGGCGTGGACCAACCGCCCGCAGGACGAGCACCGGCTGCTGTCGGAGGTGCTGGCGAGCCTGGTGCGCGTCGAGCGGATGGCGAACGAGTGGCTGACCGGGTCGCTGGCCGAGCTGGGGCTGGGCGTGCTGCTGAACTCGGCCCAACCGCCGGACGGGCGGGCGACCTCGGAGATGTGGTCGGCGCTGGGCGGCGAGCTGAAGCCGTCCATCGACCTCAAGATCATCGCGCCGCTGGCGGGCGAGTGGACGCCGGCCGGGCCGCCGGTCACCGAGGGCGTGGTGCTGGAGGTCTCGTCGGAGGCGGAGGAGACGCCGCGGCGGTTGCGCTACGACGGACCGACGACGTCGGGGGGCGCCGGGTTCGCGACGAGCAGGCCCAAGCCGCCCGCCGGGGGACCCAGGCGGCGCAGGGGAGGGCTGATCCGGTGA
- a CDS encoding LuxR C-terminal-related transcriptional regulator has translation MTRIPVAVYAEDPVLRTGVTHQLRPRPEVEVLDPREHERAQVSLVVVDEVDDAAASLLRRLRRSSGTRTGVVVGRFDQDALQTTIDCGVVAVVRRAEADQDRLVATAVALAKGEAVLPGDLLGRLLDHVNRLQRSVLDPNGPTLSTLTGREADMLRLVSEGCDTAEIATRLSFSERTVKNVLHEVTTRLQLRNRAHAVGYVMRHGLI, from the coding sequence ATGACGAGGATCCCGGTCGCGGTGTACGCCGAGGACCCGGTGCTGCGCACGGGTGTCACGCACCAGTTGCGCCCGCGGCCGGAGGTCGAGGTGCTGGACCCGCGCGAGCACGAACGCGCGCAGGTGTCGTTGGTGGTGGTGGACGAGGTGGACGACGCGGCGGCGTCGCTGCTGCGCCGGTTGCGGCGCTCGTCGGGCACCCGGACCGGGGTCGTCGTCGGCCGCTTCGACCAGGACGCGCTGCAGACCACCATCGACTGCGGCGTGGTGGCGGTGGTCCGCCGCGCCGAAGCCGACCAGGACCGCCTGGTGGCCACCGCCGTGGCGCTGGCCAAGGGCGAGGCGGTGCTGCCCGGCGACCTGCTCGGCAGGCTGCTGGACCACGTGAACCGGTTGCAGCGCAGCGTTCTCGACCCGAACGGGCCGACTCTGTCCACTTTGACCGGTCGTGAAGCGGACATGCTCCGGCTGGTGTCGGAGGGGTGCGACACCGCCGAGATCGCGACGCGGCTGTCGTTCTCCGAGCGCACGGTGAAGAACGTGCTGCACGAGGTGACCACCCGGCTCCAGTTGCGCAACCGCGCCCACGCGGTCGGTTACGTCATGCGCCACGGCCTGATCTGA
- a CDS encoding hydrolytic protein: MTTTTEFGLPTVVVTPGSEASTKLTVRNDGDIVEAYEFEVVGECAPWTSVEPARLSLYPGTSEQVTVRLRPPRSPEVRAGEVPLGVRVLPVERPETAVVSETAVVVEPFLQQHAELVPERRRAWRSARFHVEVRNDGNTPIAVALLAAEADDQLHVTVPAESAVVDPGVRVELPVRARVGKVLWFGSPLSWPVRLTATSTADAAPASVTPASGETTRVEELEGELLQLPVFPKWLLALLALLLALLLAWLLLVRPAVQSAAREAADDRAEELVEVGEKQAAATPTQPQQGGEQPPGGQQPGQQPGQQPGQGDTVGGGEQSSSTVEVRTNTGDQGTGSYVVPAGKVFRVTDLVLANHQGDEGVLTIVFGERTVTTIALETFRNQDYHWVTPIDVPENSSVSATVSCARPGTPASGQQAPNCLQLLNVSGTLADVPRQ, from the coding sequence GTGACCACAACGACCGAATTCGGTCTCCCGACCGTGGTTGTCACACCCGGTTCGGAGGCGAGCACCAAGCTGACGGTGCGCAACGACGGCGACATAGTCGAGGCGTACGAGTTCGAGGTGGTGGGCGAGTGCGCACCGTGGACCTCGGTCGAGCCCGCGCGGCTCTCGCTGTACCCCGGCACGTCCGAGCAGGTGACCGTCCGGCTCCGGCCGCCGCGGTCGCCGGAGGTGCGCGCGGGCGAGGTGCCGCTGGGCGTGCGCGTGCTGCCGGTGGAGCGCCCCGAGACCGCGGTGGTATCCGAGACCGCGGTCGTCGTAGAGCCGTTCCTCCAGCAGCACGCCGAGTTGGTGCCCGAACGCCGACGCGCCTGGCGCAGCGCGCGGTTCCACGTCGAGGTCCGCAACGACGGCAACACGCCGATCGCGGTGGCCCTGCTCGCGGCCGAGGCCGACGACCAGCTGCACGTGACCGTGCCCGCGGAGTCGGCGGTGGTGGATCCCGGTGTGCGGGTGGAGCTGCCGGTGCGGGCGCGCGTCGGCAAGGTGCTGTGGTTCGGTTCGCCGCTGTCCTGGCCGGTGCGGCTGACCGCGACGTCCACCGCCGACGCGGCGCCCGCCTCGGTGACGCCCGCCTCCGGCGAGACCACCCGGGTCGAGGAGCTGGAGGGCGAACTCCTCCAGCTGCCGGTGTTCCCCAAGTGGCTGCTGGCGCTGCTGGCGCTGCTGCTGGCCCTCTTGCTGGCGTGGCTGCTGCTGGTGCGCCCGGCGGTGCAGAGCGCCGCCCGCGAGGCCGCCGACGACCGGGCCGAGGAACTGGTGGAGGTCGGCGAGAAGCAGGCCGCCGCCACTCCGACCCAGCCGCAGCAGGGTGGCGAGCAGCCGCCGGGCGGTCAGCAGCCGGGACAGCAACCAGGGCAGCAACCGGGGCAGGGCGACACCGTCGGAGGCGGCGAGCAGAGTTCCAGCACCGTCGAGGTCCGCACCAACACCGGCGACCAGGGCACCGGCAGCTACGTCGTGCCCGCCGGGAAGGTCTTCCGCGTCACCGACCTCGTGCTGGCCAACCACCAGGGCGACGAGGGCGTGCTGACCATCGTCTTCGGCGAGCGCACGGTGACCACGATCGCGCTGGAGACCTTCCGCAACCAGGACTACCACTGGGTGACGCCGATCGACGTGCCGGAGAACAGCTCGGTGAGCGCGACCGTCAGCTGCGCCCGGCCGGGCACCCCGGCCAGCGGTCAGCAGGCGCCGAACTGCCTGCAGCTGCTCAACGTCAGCGGGACGCTCGCGGACGTGCCGCGGCAGTGA